The genomic window tcagagAAATAATGGATCAACAAAAAACTATTGACGGCGGTAACAAAGATACACCTATTAAACAGAAGGGAGAATCGAGCTCAGCTCCTAATGAAGCTGAAAGTCAAATCATTCATGAAGATACAGGTTCTAAATACGAAAGAACTTTCATCACATTTGAAAACGAACGACTTTTTACGGAAGCTTTCAAACGTACACCTGCTCCTCGCCCCTCACTAAAATCTCTTTGTGCAATTACAAGGTAAGTTACGGCCTTTCGACATTGATGTATTACTCCTGAAGGTGATTACTTTGAAATAATCAGGTACTAATACACTATATTTTCTGAATGATTTTAGACTTCCTGCACGGTATATGGATCCAGTGACACAGCTACCGTACAGAAATATACAAATGTTTAGAATATTAAGAGAGGCGTATTATCAACAGCTGGAATCTCGTGCAGAGACAAACGATGCTACTCAAAACCTTGAATTGGTACGGTGGCTTGAATGGCGTCAGAAAAATCGTCGCAATAATAACAGAAATACGATTCGTCTGGAACCCGCTTCAGTGTCGCAGGCATCTTAGCTGATCCTTCTGGTCAATCGCTATTCCTTGTAGCATTGAACAGTCTTTTGTCACATCATTTGACATGACACtggataattattttatcaaatgcCTGCTTCAGTATTTTCATACgaaaatgagaatgaaaatcgaaaaaatcgaAGCAATTTACACCACTTTCCCTTTCGAAAATATGGAAATTGCTTCTACTCTGTTGGGTAGATGACTTCCTTCGAGGGATTTTAAGAATTGGGAttggattaaaaaatatctattttttaaacgaacgGAACGAGTTTCAAtggtttttattgttttttttttttttctttttttttaataaagcTTTGCCACTTCACATTAACTAGTAGAATAAGttaaagtttttttgttttcatattcTTTATTGCTAAAATGCAAATTTATCATTTACCTACATGGATTTAATCAGGAAACCACAATCAGCACTAAGACGTTTTCTATTTGATACAACGAAAGAGACGTCTTTATTtcaatatgaataaaattaaatgtgtagaaaaaaaaaattaggtatgtaattgtaattaataataaggTTAGTAAATTACGCATATCATAAGGTTTTCATAACAgtgtgtttaattttttaattttttctttctcaagatttttttccttcatttctTCTAAAGCATGTTTTGTATAGTAATTAGGAGTTGTTAATCTCTCGTGTAGTGCGCGAAGCCTAGACATTTCAAGTTCCACAACGTGTTGTTCGCTGTTGCCTTTGCTtcgatttatttcattcagTTCCAAGTCATTCTATTTTACGACAAAGATGGTTCTCGCAATCTGCAACGCGTCTACACGCGTATCAAACCAATCAATCATTTATCTGTACATGCTCAAAATGTCTTCCTGGTCGCAAtcttaaattaaatttaaatgtctacgtgaaattgtttattatttttttacctttgttttttcattttttaaattaatatttcacaCGTTTTTCTGGACACGAAGctgtttgtaaaaaataaagtcgAAAAGCATACAGTTTAGTGCTTGCGcgtatcattttattttaattctacTACGTGCGCGCGAGAGCAAGTAGTGATCAACATGGAGTCATTCCCATCTTCGTCGTTTCGTCTTTATTGATATTTAGTATTTTCATTACGACGTCTGCTCTGCACAATTATCATTGTAAttgtgttattatttataaattgtttataGTATATGTACTCGTGATCATCACACTATGCGTAgagaagaataattatatatgtattacaaaGAAGCGGTAATACAACATTTAATTATCATaacgtaatatatatatatatatacatacatatatgtataatagtgtagatatatatgtgtatatatatgtatatgtatagtagtAAATAAGACAAATTTGAATAGAGGGCAGAATGGTGTGCCGGCCACGGTGAATTCTTTATCTTGTACGTCGCTTTTTCGGGAGAATTGAATCTTTTTCTGCCATTTAAACCAACAGACCAAAAAAAGATCTTCTACACCTATACAAGATCGAAAATATAGTCTTAGTCCGCGTCCTACCACGCATCCGCTGTACCTACCACCAGTCACCACTCTCTCCCTCCAGCCCACCATGTAACCGCttctgaaaaattggaatgatATCAGAACGCTCCAGAAAGTAAGAGGAAACAGGAGAAAAACGTCCTTAAATTAGTAAAATGTAAGCTTTTGAATAGTTTGTGTCAGGTAATGGTTGGAAATTAATCAgataaagaataattaaataacGAATGACCATAATAGAATCAATTTCACAGCGCCACTCACATAGAAAGCAGTAAGGCGAGTCACTGGCAACACTGCTTGCGCATTCCGTCAGCATTCATCGTCGGTTTAACGTCGATTGGCTCTACGTTTTGCGGCCGGATAGTGTCACCTTCGGGAGGATCTCTAATTTGTTTCTGAGAAACGATTCTGTAGATTTCTGAAGAGTTGAAAGAATGTATAAGGAAACGTAAGACGATtataagttttcaaaatttcgtattAAATTGAAACTGAATTCTTGTCATGTTACCTGTTAAGATATTCTGGAAAGCGAGTTCAACATTGGTCGAATCCAGAGCGGATGTTTCGATAAAAGAGAGGCCATTCTTCTCCGCAAATGCCTTAGCCTCGTCGGTAGGAACTGCTCGTAAGTGCCTCAAGTCGGATTTGTTGCCCACCAGCATAATCACTATGTTCTGATCTGCGTGATCCCGAAGTTCTCGCAACCATCTCTCCACATTTTCATACGTCAAATGTTTTGCTATGTCATAGACCAATAATGCTCCAACTGCTCCGCGGTAGTACCTGTCGTACATCCAACATGTAatacaaattaattacaaacAGACCAATCACAAGGAACAATAGTCAAATATTCCATAATCATATACGCACGCTGAGGTAATAGCTCGGTAACGTTCTTGTCCAGCAGTGTCCCATATTTGAGCTTTGATAGTCTTGCTGTCTACTTCTATACTGCGCGTAGCAAACTCAACACCTATGGTCGATTTTGACTCCAGGTTGAACTCATTACGTGTGAAGCGTGAGAGCAAGTTACTCTTTCCTACTCCTGAGTCTCCGATTAGGACAACTGTAATCAAACACAATTGTCACTGGAATTACCTTGATTAATTTCCCCCGTGTACTCGAATGGCATTCTGTTACCTATCAGAATTGTTCTAATTCTTCGGTACTGACTTATGAAAGGAAATTAATTGACCTCAAGTTCTTGAGATCTCGATCAATTACAGATGTGCTCTTAGACTCTAGAATCTAagaagaattgatttcagttGCAATCAAACGGTGCCATGAATAGAGTAATATATGCAAATTAAAGTTGATATGTGCATGTGCGGTAACAGATTCAATGGGTTCTACATCGAATATATGTAAGTAGGCGATTGTCGACGACGAGAATTCTTTActcatttattaaaattatttcggtGTCAGGTCGCGCTCGTTGTATAGCAGGAGGCAGGACAAGCCTGTAAACATGTTACGAGCAGACGAACAAATCAAGTGTGATAGCGATAGTACTACTGTTGGACATGGACAAAACAAAGATAAAAAGATGCACAATAACCTGTTCCGTCACAAAAATTCTCAGTACCAGCGtgttggaaaataaatgtgcagaaaatttttcaaactgaaCTTTCAtctctgtgaaaaaattatcataaaaataattttctaaagTTTGACAAAGGTCATTGTTAACAAAGCAACTCATATAGAGCCGAGCACAAGCATTAGTCAGACTAGAGGGAGGCTCAGTCATGTTGTGACACAGTCACATTACTTGATTACGAGTTATACGTAAATGAGGACTACAAAGAatagtaaaaaagaaatgatattTGCTGACGTcatgattatttattgtacGTTGTACGCAAAACGGGAACTTATAATCAAAGTAATTCGGGAACGTTCGATATTTCGTGCGAATGGAACAAATAAATGCCATCAATGATATTGTCGAAAGATCGCAGAGTATCTCCGCGTTTTGAATAGCgtaaactataaataatttcataagGTGGCAAACATATTCCGTTAACGCGGTTCCTGCAAACAATAATCTGTTCGCGGTCGGAAAAGCGATAACGGTTAGTTTCCTCGTGACGGAAAGAACGCAAGTGACGTACGTATGTGCCAATGTCACTTAAATCAAGCAACAATACAACAACGCGTGAAACATGACTATATGAGAAGAGTCCTATGGAGTTCCGAGCCGCGTTCGTCGGAGGTTGGCAAACCGACAGAGGATAGTCGCGTTATGGCTCCGTCGCTTGATTATCGAGTTGCGATTATGAGTTTATGATTATTCAAACGGGTACAATTAcctttgaataaataatcgtaCTCGTCGTCTCGAGTCCCCATCTCCGCGGTAGCAACGAACTCCTCCCTTGGTTTCGTTgcggacgacgacgacgtttGTTCCTCTACCTCCGATCACGGATACGCAAGAAATATTCCGACGTCGCTGtctgtatttattttacaaaagcCTCGTCGTTTTAGGAGCGATTTATCGATGACCACCGATTACCGATCGGTATATTATTTAGACAGGCTGCACGGGTgtttacttgaaaaattactgTGACTGGACGGTTCCCAGTctaaaataatacaattaattattttctcccTTTCAATTTAACTGTACAATATGGCCTCCTTTCTACGCCCCTCCAAACCGATATCCCGCGCTTGCGCGGGACCTCGAAACAACTCCGTAACACGCATGCGCTGCGTTATTGCGATGACACGATGATGAGCAACGTCAAAATGACAGATCGCGCATATATTGCATGCTTTTTGCTTTTGTACAACTCGCTTACATCGACATTATTCCGCAGTCTCAACTGAATTCAGAGAAATCCGAGAACGGAATTGAAACGCCATAAAGTTCCCTGTAATTTAGCTATCAaatagactttttttttcgaattattatacttgGTAATCAGTGTCCAATAATCACGCGGCACATGTCCAGCGATGACACTTCAGATAATAAATGCTCTGTTCCGGATTGATAACTATCGAGACATTCCAACCCAAGGCGTGTCTGTATAAAATGTTGTACGATAGAATTCTATAGCTCCGTTAAAACGAACCATCAATTTGCTGTTTGGgcaaaagattgaaaatgatttcctTTGTCCGTACGATTTCAAAACCCGAATTCCCGTTTTTCCCCCGACCgtgatttcattttcaacccACAGCTGCATCGACGAATTTATTctgcgtataatatataatgtacaaaGTAGATTTAACGAGCTTTTGGATTATATAAAGCTTTGATAAAATCTTCATTAAATGTCAATTTAAATAACGCgtcaaatataattatttatacaccgCTTAATTGACtagagaattgaaatattcctGGCTATTTTGGATGGTTTTTGGAACGCGCGCAAAGTACGCCGGCGATAAGTGGCGCCGTCTCGTCCAACGTCCGCACCTCGCTACACGATGGAGTTCAAGTCCTTTCCTTTTCTGTTTCGGATTGCAAGGGGTGAGTCGGACATATTGTTGAATAATCGTAATTTATCCAGGACATCACAGCTTCCAGTGAACTTCTATCGTTCGATTTTGCACCATTATACGTTTACCCTCAATCTCTCGGTAATAGTTTGCAATTCTCAAGGCAATACCAAAAAGTCTTACTCCGTTTGTGCTTTTAGGTTATCCAGCGCACAAGTGTATCAATTAATCGTACAAAGCTAGCGGCAAATATATTCTGTACCAAGCAGCGAACAGCAATTGTTTCTCTTTGCttgatataaaatatttttactaccttCGTCAAAGCTGATCTGATCTGATCACTAGCTagtctatttttatttaattaatcattaaGTATGTCTAAAGTTGACAGTGAAACGCATGTCGTACGCGTGCACGGTTGTTTCGTTCGACTGGGTACGGAAATAGTACAACTTTGTAGTTTCCGATATTTTTATGATGATTGGGCATGCACCACTCTGACCCTGagtgaattgagaaaaattacccttgttttttctgaaaaatatcCGCTTATTTGACATCATTTTCGTATGTTCAATTGAACTGTTATCAAGAgaacgtttttttcttacaccagGGAATCAAGATGGGTGCATACAAGTATATGCAAGAGCTGTACCGTAAGAAGCAGAGCGATGTGCTCCGTTTCTTGCTTAGAGTTAGATGCTGGCAGTATCGTCAACTCACCAAAATGCATCGTGCACCCAGGCCATCTCGTCCCGACAAAGCCCGCCGCTTGGGTTACAAAGCTAAGCAAGGTATTTGcgcaaatttatatttttgaatgtaacaaaattcatatttctgtctttaaaatttatattttctgtgATGAACTGTACATGCACCACTCTTACTGAACCGTGGGGATATGTACTGTCTgatgaaaagttttaaatAACATTGTTTGGTCTGGGTATTTGATCTACTCTCGTTTAATCTTTAAATATATTGAATATTAGTAAAATATCGTTTTACAAATTCTTACAGGCTTTGTCATCTTCAGAATCCGTGTGCGTCGTGGAGGTCGTAAACGCCCTGTACCCAAAGGTGCTACCTTTGGTAAGCCAAAAAGTCACGGGGTGAACCAATTGAAGCCCACACGTAAACTGCAGTCCATTGCTGAAGTAAGAGTCACAATATCAACTTATAAATCTGCAATAatatgagagaaaaaattaattcaatcttGCAATAATGACCTCACTCACCATGTTTCTTACAGGAACGTGTTGGTCGCCGCTGTGGTGGACTGCGTGTGCTGAACAGCTACTGGGTAGCTCAAGATTCGTCCTACAAATACTATGAAATCATTCTCGTTGACCCTGCACACaaggtaaaaatttgtattgtgGTAATTGTAGAGTTTTCAGATATAGACAAAAaagagatattttttctttttgctacaaaaaaaaaaaatatcatgatTGCCCCCAGTGACATGATGATATCATTATTTTAGCATTGAAACTGATGATGTTTTTGCTTCCTTGGATGTCTGATTACTGGGTGGCCTATCTTATATTacattgttaatattttgatttatatCTTTGCGTTCCTAATTTTTAACGGCATATTATTCTCCACAGGCAATCCGCAATGATCCAAAGGTAAACTGGATTTGTAACTCGGTACAAAAGCATCGCGAGCTGCGCGGAAAGACCTCAGTAGGCAGGAGTTCACGTGGATTAGGAAAGGGTCATCGTTATTCGCAGACGATCGGTGGATCGCGTCGCGCCGCCTGGTTAAGAAGAAACTCACTCTCGTTGCGCCGAAAGCGTTAAGCACGTGCTCGGCGTTATATTTTTCGGTGTTTTTTCGAGCGAGTCGTGGTCCGTTATCGTACACACGTTATTCAGCATGTGTTGGTAGCCGTCACGAGAATAAACACCATTTTACAATAAAGTCGCAGCgatatttttcctcttttacCCTCTACTTGATAGATTATTTTCGGTATGAGCGAAAAGTTAAGATTATTCTAGATGTCATCGACGTGGATTCAAACCTGTCTGGATCTAAATACGAGTCTTAATGATCGAATTTCGATACAACCCCGTTCGTGGTATCAATTTCGATGATTCGCTTACTTGCTGGGTTTTGCGTTTAACGAGAACGAGCCGACATTACATCGTGGTTATCTTATCGAAATGCAATCTTACTGGTTATGTAATATGATAATACACACTTCACCCATGTTAAACTATTATTGTATAGTGCCTAGAAACTCTCGGtcgcaaaattgaaatttttcttcggaAGATATCAAGCCGAGGCAAAATGGGACAAAATTGTTGTACTAGCGATGATTCCAACGAACACCTTCCATACCAGCCACAAGACACGATAATTTACATGGATGGACGTGAAGGTAAATCAAGAGATTTTCTTCTTACATTTTAAACCAGAagcgtgaaaaaatattacgtacCTGTGTCCTAAAATTTCTAAAGTTGAACTCTCTCTcggtatattttatttctgaagATCATTTTAGCTCGTTAAAATAGCAGTCAATGGCGAACATGTGTATTTCTTCTTTAAGTACGTGATCTTCGTCTCTTCCCTCACGTGGTGAAGAAAATGTGCTCTTTTTACCCTGGATTAGAAAGTACGTGCATACATATATCCAGGTATCGTTGATTTTAATCGCCCTAGTTTCTGTGGATCAGAAACAACGTTGGCAGTAATCAACTCCGACCACTTCCAGCAGTGCGTCAAATTAGCTGCCAACTTGATTTCCAAGGAGCTAAAACTAGGAGGGTCAGAATCAACTGCACCCagatgtgtatgtatatatattacataagtatgcatacatacacgtaAATTCAAACGTGTGACGGATTCTAAAGATAAGATAAGGGTTTTCCCTGTAGATGCGGGCGAGTCGAGTGTCTCattctgataaaaaattagtCTGCCTGGTGTGATTGAGCATTACGGAAGTGCGTTTTATTGAGCAAGAGAGAAATTTGTCACAATGCCAGGTAATGAAAAAGTTCACCAGATAAAATGTGCATGCTAGAAAAATAACTGTTAAAATAATACTAAATCTTTTCTTATCGCCAAATGTAGTAGTACATAATATTCCTAAAAATAGTTTCTACGTTTTACGTTCTTCAATGGTATAatcgtaaaaatgaaacgatcCTCACGCGTGGATCTGTACCACTAAAGTATACTATTGATGCACGTGCTTGCGACTGTAATTCGTAATCTGTTTTCGCAAACTAATGATGAATTAGTAAGACATCGAGATATATCGTGGTACAGTATTTTCACGAGGCATATGACTCTTGTATATGTACACACCCTAGATGTGTGAGTTATTCTGCAATTATACCCTAATTAGTATGTTATGTATAAACGACATCATATTTAATAGGGATCTTTGTTCCATTGAATATAAACTGATAAAACTGCACGAGCAGCCCAGATAACGTATGTTGTAAATACTTCTAATCCTTTGAGAAATGATGATAAATgttactactattattattatcacgaATAAATCTCAAagacaagaaaagaaattctgcGCTGTCGATTTATTCTGATTGCTAGTCATCGGTAAGTGCGTGCTTATCTCTCACCAATATCATTGAAAGTGCAAGCGACGCGATTGCATCTGATAAACAACCATGGTATGAATCACCCTTCAACGAACTCGAACGATTATTTGTTCTGCACATATCAGTAACGATCAGAATGAAACCCATTACTCATCAGCCTACAGATGGGTCAGCCGTTCTGGAGGACGTCCTTTGCCCGAAAACGCTATCCGGGGAGGAAGAGATAAAGATGGAAGCGAGATTTACGTAGGGCGGGCTTTTCACGAGGGTGACATGATTCCTGCAAAAGTAATACCCGACAAAGGGATAGCCTTTGTCTGTTGGAACGGCCAGGAGCATCCTAAGGACGACTACGAGGTGCATTTTATCGCTGATCCTTTACTATCGGCAACTTGATGTTCGGCGTAAGCGACGAACAATAGACCACGTTAAGGGCTTATACCCAGATTTTTCCTGAA from Neodiprion lecontei isolate iyNeoLeco1 chromosome 1, iyNeoLeco1.1, whole genome shotgun sequence includes these protein-coding regions:
- the LOC107228062 gene encoding 60S ribosomal protein L15 isoform X1, which codes for MGAYKYMQELYRKKQSDVLRFLLRVRCWQYRQLTKMHRAPRPSRPDKARRLGYKAKQGFVIFRIRVRRGGRKRPVPKGATFGKPKSHGVNQLKPTRKLQSIAEERVGRRCGGLRVLNSYWVAQDSSYKYYEIILVDPAHKAIRNDPKVNWICNSVQKHRELRGKTSVGRSSRGLGKGHRYSQTIGGSRRAAWLRRNSLSLRRKR
- the LOC107228065 gene encoding ras-related protein Rab-11A; this encodes MGTRDDEYDYLFKVVLIGDSGVGKSNLLSRFTRNEFNLESKSTIGVEFATRSIEVDSKTIKAQIWDTAGQERYRAITSAYYRGAVGALLVYDIAKHLTYENVERWLRELRDHADQNIVIMLVGNKSDLRHLRAVPTDEAKAFAEKNGLSFIETSALDSTNVELAFQNILTEIYRIVSQKQIRDPPEGDTIRPQNVEPIDVKPTMNADGMRKQCCQ
- the LOC107228062 gene encoding 60S ribosomal protein L15 isoform X2, whose amino-acid sequence is MVFGTRAKYAGDKWRRLVQRPHLATRWSSSPFLFCFGLQGGIKMGAYKYMQELYRKKQSDVLRFLLRVRCWQYRQLTKMHRAPRPSRPDKARRLGYKAKQGFVIFRIRVRRGGRKRPVPKGATFGKPKSHGVNQLKPTRKLQSIAEERVGRRCGGLRVLNSYWVAQDSSYKYYEIILVDPAHKAIRNDPKVNWICNSVQKHRELRGKTSVGRSSRGLGKGHRYSQTIGGSRRAAWLRRNSLSLRRKR